One region of Brachyhypopomus gauderio isolate BG-103 chromosome 9, BGAUD_0.2, whole genome shotgun sequence genomic DNA includes:
- the LOC143522691 gene encoding uncharacterized protein LOC143522691 codes for MENEKSYNCLECGNSFNKHSHLQQHQCIHTGEKPYHCSECGKSFTKQANLKKHQCNHTGEKPYHCSECGKSFNQQGNLKIHQRIHTGEKPYHCSECAKSFTTQSSLKKHQRIHTGEKPYHCSECGKSFTQQSHLNVHQHIHTGEKLYHCSECGKSFSRQISLIEHQRIHTGEKPYHCSECGKSFTKQANLKKHQCIHTGEKPYHCSECGKSFNQQGNLKIHQRIHTGEKPYHCSECAKSFTTQSSLKKHQRIHTGEKPYHCSECGKSFTQQSHLNVHQHIHTGEKPYHCSECGKSFSRQISLIEHQRIHTGEKPYHCSECGKSFTEQGSLKIHQHIHTGEKLYHCSE; via the coding sequence atggaaaaTGAGAAAAGCTACAACTGCTTAGAGTGTGGAAATAGTTTTAATAAACACAGccatctccagcaacaccagtgcattcacacaggagagaagccatatcactgctcagagtgtgggaagagttttactaaacaggctaatctcaaaaaacaccagtgcaatcacacaggagagaagccatatcactgctcagagtgtgggaagagttttaatcaACAGGGTAATCTCAAaatacaccagcgcattcacacaggagagaagccatatcactgctcagagtgtgcgaagagttttactacacagagtagtctaaaaaaacaccagcgcattcacacaggagagaagccatatcactgctcagagtgtgggaagagttttactcaacagagtcatctcaacgtacaccagcacattcacacaggagagaagctatatcactgctcagagtgtgggaagagttttagtagACAAATTTCTCTCATCGAACACcaacgcattcacacaggagagaagccatatcactgctcagagtgtgggaagagttttactaaacaggctaatctcaaaaaacaccagtgcattcacacaggagagaagccatatcactgctcagagtgtgggaagagttttaatcaACAGGGTAATCTCAAaatacaccagcgcattcacacaggagagaagccatatcactgctcagagtgtgcgaagagttttactacacagagtagtctaaaaaaacaccagcgcattcacacaggagagaagccatatcactgctcagagtgtgggaagagttttactcaacagagtcatctcaacgtacaccagcacattcacacaggagagaagccatatcactgctcagagtgtgggaagagttttagtagACAAATTTCTCTCATCGAACACcaacgcattcacacaggagagaagccatatcactgctcagagtgtgggaagagttttactgaaCAGGGTAGTCTCAAaatacaccagcacattcacacaggagagaagctatatcactgctcagagtga